In Thermobaculum terrenum ATCC BAA-798, one genomic interval encodes:
- a CDS encoding FadR/GntR family transcriptional regulator: MSHSDSDARSLDLFEAVERESTLAQRVGQKIQQVIVQNRLRPGDRLPSERDLAERFGVSRTVIREAVRSLMAKGILEVRAGSGTIVRAPSTSFLSDYLELYLSMRSGKFDYRKVVEVRRLLEVEIAGLAAERRDEEDLRTLERILAQAEEHLDDPDAFVELDVQFHSALAQATHNELFLVLLESIAGVMVQVRLLGLRVPGTPQRALAYHRDIYQNVQRGDREGARRAMDRHMDEAESTMREAMAGDADG; this comes from the coding sequence CTCTGGATCTGTTCGAGGCCGTGGAGCGAGAGTCCACCCTCGCACAGAGGGTCGGGCAGAAGATCCAGCAGGTGATCGTCCAAAACCGCCTGAGGCCCGGCGACCGACTCCCCTCGGAGCGTGATCTGGCAGAGCGCTTCGGCGTCAGCCGCACCGTGATCAGGGAGGCCGTCCGGTCCCTCATGGCCAAGGGGATACTCGAGGTCCGCGCGGGCAGCGGCACGATCGTGCGCGCTCCCTCCACCAGCTTCCTGTCGGACTACCTGGAGCTGTACCTCTCGATGCGCTCCGGCAAGTTTGACTACCGAAAGGTGGTGGAGGTAAGGCGGCTGCTGGAGGTTGAGATAGCTGGGCTTGCCGCCGAGCGCAGGGACGAGGAGGACCTGCGTACCCTGGAGCGGATATTGGCACAGGCCGAGGAGCACCTGGATGACCCGGATGCCTTCGTGGAGCTCGATGTGCAGTTCCACTCCGCCTTGGCGCAGGCCACGCACAACGAGCTGTTCCTCGTGCTCCTTGAGTCCATAGCCGGGGTGATGGTCCAGGTGAGGTTGCTGGGCCTCAGGGTGCCTGGCACGCCTCAGAGGGCACTGGCCTACCACCGAGATATCTACCAGAACGTCCAGAGGGGCGACCGAGAGGGCGCCCGGCGGGCTATGGACAGGCACATGGACGAGGCCGAATCCACCATGCGGGAGGCTATGGCCGGTGACGCAGATGGCTAG
- a CDS encoding Gfo/Idh/MocA family protein: protein MASSDKLRIAVAGAGFWAAYQIAGWLELGEVEVCAIYNRTRAKAESLASRFGIRAVYDDPQKMLLEARPDALDIITSPDTHEELVGLAVACGVPVICQKPMSTSLESAERMVEGARAAGVPFIVHENWRWQRPIRQLQQLLASGMVGKPFRGRLEFNCSFPVFDNQPFLRELDRFIITDVGSHVLDVARFLFGEFDSIYCRAQRIHGDIKGEDVATIVLARGDLTCTCELSYASRLEHERFPETYIRVEADAGALELGPDYWVRATTEEGTHSKRYPPRRYSWVDPAYELVHSSIVDCHRDILAALRGERRAETDAEDNIKTVRLVFAAYESAQREEVIRL from the coding sequence ATGGCTAGCTCGGACAAGCTCAGGATCGCGGTAGCAGGTGCCGGCTTCTGGGCGGCCTACCAGATAGCTGGTTGGCTGGAGCTTGGGGAAGTCGAGGTGTGCGCCATATACAACCGCACCCGTGCGAAGGCTGAGTCGCTGGCGTCGCGCTTCGGTATACGGGCGGTGTACGACGATCCGCAGAAGATGCTCCTGGAAGCCAGGCCGGATGCTTTGGACATAATTACCAGCCCCGACACCCACGAGGAGCTTGTGGGGCTTGCCGTGGCTTGTGGAGTGCCCGTGATCTGCCAGAAGCCGATGTCCACGTCGTTGGAGTCCGCGGAGCGGATGGTGGAGGGGGCACGTGCTGCAGGGGTGCCCTTCATCGTGCACGAGAACTGGAGGTGGCAGAGGCCGATCAGGCAGCTCCAGCAGCTGCTCGCCTCCGGGATGGTGGGGAAGCCTTTCAGGGGCAGGCTGGAGTTCAACTGTTCCTTCCCGGTCTTCGACAACCAGCCCTTCCTGAGGGAGCTGGACAGGTTCATCATCACGGATGTTGGCAGCCACGTGCTGGACGTGGCGCGCTTTCTTTTTGGAGAGTTCGATTCCATCTACTGCAGGGCCCAGCGGATCCATGGGGACATCAAGGGGGAGGATGTTGCCACGATCGTGCTGGCCAGAGGGGACCTCACGTGTACCTGCGAGCTGAGCTACGCCAGCAGGCTGGAGCACGAGAGGTTTCCCGAGACTTACATCCGGGTGGAGGCGGATGCAGGCGCACTCGAGCTGGGCCCTGATTACTGGGTGAGGGCCACAACGGAGGAGGGCACTCACTCCAAGAGGTATCCACCCAGGAGGTACTCCTGGGTGGATCCTGCCTATGAACTGGTGCACTCGAGCATCGTGGATTGCCATCGCGATATCCTCGCCGCGCTAAGGGGAGAACGCAGGGCCGAGACCGATGCCGAGGACAATATCAAGACCGTGCGGCTGGTGTTTGCCGCCTACGAATCAGCGCAGAGGGAGGAGGTAATCAGGCTGTGA
- a CDS encoding DUF4038 domain-containing protein: MSIRSLPRRTVGEWEVTSTREYENPFVDVEVIGRFISPSGREWRVPGFYDGDGVWKVRFNPGEEGRWAYRLESYPEDPELRAEGTFEVLPREARGFLRSVPGQAWGFIYESGEPVFILGDTVYNLFGMAHCGADVEAFLERRASQGFNLLRVRVPVSPFHPPKGYSEWQTRRTWPWEGSEQAPVFDRFNLEYFATVDRVVRKVEELGLGLEVIMEAWGFEFPFNSRHIFVAEWEELWMRYLVARYDAYSCVYFWTPMNEYEFYPNGDWHYKPTADRWAIRIARWLRANAPHGHIVSLHNGPWDPPFAHRFRSDPKAIDTIMFQFWGTTGRDDAWLAAGIEDRIAYSLGGWYGTAVFAEYGYERNPALPLNIPGHEFCDPEHTRRGAWRGAFCGLGVIHGFENSWGPFMVLEEDQPGLEYLLHLRRFFTEVVPFHRLLPDASLVVSDISEQGGKPLALSSPERDVLAVYLPRGGEFKLSVNPPADPCWYDPRTGEVLAAEASPSGGWVAPQSGPADRPHDWVWFSTSGR, encoded by the coding sequence GTGAGCATACGGAGTTTGCCCCGCAGAACTGTGGGCGAGTGGGAGGTCACGAGCACTCGTGAGTACGAGAACCCCTTCGTGGACGTCGAGGTCATCGGCAGGTTCATCTCCCCATCGGGGCGCGAGTGGCGAGTACCTGGCTTCTACGATGGTGATGGCGTCTGGAAGGTGAGGTTCAACCCGGGCGAGGAGGGTCGCTGGGCCTACAGGCTGGAGTCCTACCCGGAGGATCCCGAGCTGAGGGCGGAGGGCACTTTTGAGGTCCTGCCGCGGGAGGCTCGAGGCTTTCTCCGGTCCGTTCCCGGGCAGGCTTGGGGTTTCATCTACGAGTCGGGTGAGCCGGTGTTCATCCTGGGAGATACGGTCTACAACCTGTTCGGCATGGCCCACTGTGGGGCAGACGTGGAAGCCTTTCTTGAGCGGCGCGCATCCCAGGGATTCAACCTCCTGAGGGTCCGAGTGCCGGTCAGCCCTTTCCACCCACCCAAGGGGTACAGCGAGTGGCAGACGCGGCGCACCTGGCCCTGGGAGGGTAGCGAGCAGGCTCCAGTCTTCGATCGGTTCAACCTCGAATACTTCGCCACCGTTGATAGGGTGGTGCGCAAGGTTGAGGAGCTGGGCCTCGGACTCGAGGTCATAATGGAGGCCTGGGGATTCGAGTTCCCCTTCAACAGCAGGCACATCTTCGTGGCCGAGTGGGAGGAGCTCTGGATGCGCTACCTGGTAGCCAGGTACGACGCCTACAGCTGCGTCTACTTCTGGACGCCCATGAACGAGTACGAGTTCTACCCCAACGGCGACTGGCACTACAAGCCCACGGCCGACAGGTGGGCGATCAGGATAGCCAGGTGGCTGCGGGCCAACGCCCCCCACGGGCACATCGTATCGCTGCACAACGGACCTTGGGATCCACCCTTTGCCCACAGGTTCAGGTCGGATCCCAAGGCGATAGATACCATCATGTTCCAGTTCTGGGGTACCACCGGCCGGGACGATGCGTGGCTGGCGGCCGGCATAGAGGACAGGATAGCCTACTCCCTGGGCGGCTGGTACGGCACGGCCGTGTTCGCCGAGTACGGCTACGAGCGTAATCCCGCCCTACCTTTAAATATTCCCGGTCACGAGTTCTGCGATCCCGAGCACACCCGCCGTGGCGCCTGGAGGGGAGCCTTCTGCGGTCTAGGGGTGATCCATGGGTTCGAGAACTCCTGGGGGCCTTTCATGGTGCTGGAGGAGGACCAGCCCGGGCTGGAGTACTTGCTGCACCTGCGCAGGTTCTTCACGGAGGTCGTGCCCTTCCACCGTCTCTTGCCAGATGCCTCCCTGGTGGTATCCGATATCTCTGAGCAGGGTGGCAAGCCCCTGGCACTGTCCTCCCCCGAGAGGGACGTGCTCGCGGTCTACCTGCCGCGAGGGGGAGAGTTCAAGTTGAGCGTCAATCCGCCCGCAGACCCATGCTGGTACGACCCACGCACCGGTGAGGTGCTCGCCGCGGAGGCCTCTCCAAGTGGCGGGTGGGTGGCTCCCCAGTCCGGGCCGGCAGACAGGCCCCACGACTGGGTATGGTTCTCCACAAGCGGTCGATAG
- a CDS encoding ABC transporter substrate-binding protein, with protein MPRGGKINRREFLRASALAAAGITLAACGANQATPTTAPGGGASPSPTGGGASPSPTAGTAGGGSTSGEAVRLRFMTWLDASGKALMDQAIKEFEQQHPNIQITQETVAGTGAATYPDVLKTGMAGGNPPDLFFMWGGSLAAPFIDANQVIRMEQYYKRYGWDKVLIPHAVQAIKRKGALYGVPIHYQGMGFWYRKDIFQKYGLQPPKTYQELEQICQKLKEHNIAALSMGGKYGWNVMRLLDYFIEMEAGPEKHDKLNRLEASWDDPAVVNAYKLLNKWASNGWIPEGFMAVTPDDARIPWFQGKAAMVFEGGWIIPVIKQQGQDITKYGYIVPPTGHKPERISAFPEQIMIAKASKHPDEAAEFINWFIQPSIQEKYYDISGSTATANVKLDPKKYPLVNEWNQVVATHEAYPPTDQAFYKELMDSYFRVQDAIIDGRMTPEQGAKEMQKAAEEWKARNPGKCGMC; from the coding sequence ATGCCAAGAGGAGGCAAGATCAACAGGAGAGAATTTCTCAGGGCCTCGGCACTAGCTGCGGCTGGTATAACGCTGGCGGCATGTGGTGCCAACCAGGCCACGCCCACGACGGCGCCTGGAGGGGGAGCCAGTCCATCCCCCACGGGTGGTGGAGCTAGTCCCTCGCCGACTGCCGGTACTGCTGGAGGTGGGTCCACATCTGGGGAGGCAGTGCGTCTGAGGTTTATGACCTGGCTAGATGCTTCTGGGAAAGCCCTGATGGACCAGGCGATCAAGGAGTTTGAGCAGCAGCATCCCAACATACAGATCACGCAGGAGACCGTTGCGGGGACCGGAGCGGCCACGTATCCGGATGTACTCAAGACAGGTATGGCTGGGGGTAACCCTCCCGACCTGTTCTTCATGTGGGGTGGTTCCCTGGCGGCGCCTTTTATAGACGCCAACCAGGTGATAAGGATGGAGCAGTACTACAAGCGATACGGGTGGGACAAGGTGCTCATACCACACGCTGTACAGGCGATCAAGAGAAAGGGCGCATTGTATGGTGTTCCCATTCACTATCAGGGCATGGGTTTTTGGTACCGCAAGGATATATTCCAGAAGTATGGGCTGCAGCCTCCCAAGACCTATCAGGAGTTGGAGCAGATATGCCAGAAGCTGAAGGAGCACAACATAGCGGCTTTGTCGATGGGAGGCAAGTACGGTTGGAACGTCATGAGGCTGTTGGACTATTTTATTGAGATGGAGGCTGGGCCCGAGAAGCACGACAAGCTGAACAGGCTTGAAGCCAGCTGGGATGACCCGGCGGTAGTCAACGCGTACAAGCTGCTCAACAAGTGGGCCAGTAATGGCTGGATACCGGAGGGGTTCATGGCTGTGACGCCCGATGATGCGCGCATACCTTGGTTCCAGGGCAAGGCAGCCATGGTGTTCGAGGGTGGCTGGATCATTCCCGTGATCAAGCAGCAAGGACAGGACATAACCAAGTACGGGTATATAGTGCCACCAACGGGGCACAAGCCTGAGAGGATATCCGCATTTCCTGAGCAGATAATGATAGCCAAAGCTTCGAAGCATCCGGATGAGGCGGCAGAGTTCATCAACTGGTTCATACAGCCCTCTATACAGGAGAAGTACTACGATATATCGGGCTCTACCGCCACGGCCAACGTCAAGCTGGATCCCAAGAAGTACCCATTGGTCAACGAGTGGAACCAGGTGGTAGCGACCCACGAGGCGTATCCACCCACCGACCAGGCTTTCTACAAGGAGCTGATGGATAGCTACTTCCGGGTGCAGGATGCGATCATAGATGGCAGGATGACTCCCGAGCAGGGGGCCAAGGAGATGCAGAAGGCTGCGGAGGAATGGAAGGCGCGGAACCCTGGCAAATGCGGCATGTGTTAG
- a CDS encoding carbohydrate ABC transporter permease, which yields MDLLEVSKGVGERLAEREVSRASYMSRFLRKRVSVTPYLFLLPALVIYLTFLVYPAIYSLYLSLTEWDGLSPQKKFVGLQNYISLWGDPVFRLALRNNVIWTVVTLLVPTIGGLALAVALNQPLRGRNLFRAVFYAPGVLPLVAVASIWGWIYNPNFGFINEMLRHIGLGSLAHGWLADYDTALPATLVTAIWQGIGLPMMFYLAGLQVIPQEQYEAAAIDGANAWQRFWHITLPWLSQTHVIVITLAVISSFRVFDLIYAMTYGGPGQTTQVLATWMYFNTFQYYHAGYGSAIAWVIAAISLLVTIPYIRLMARSQQE from the coding sequence ATGGACTTGCTTGAGGTTTCCAAGGGAGTAGGGGAGAGGCTGGCGGAGCGTGAGGTCTCCAGGGCTTCGTACATGTCCCGTTTTCTCCGTAAGAGGGTGAGCGTGACGCCTTACCTTTTCCTGCTGCCGGCGCTGGTCATATATCTGACATTCCTGGTGTACCCTGCGATCTACTCGTTGTATCTGAGTCTGACCGAGTGGGATGGTCTGTCTCCCCAGAAGAAGTTCGTAGGCTTGCAGAACTACATCAGTCTTTGGGGGGATCCCGTCTTCAGGTTAGCTCTCAGGAACAACGTCATATGGACGGTGGTCACGCTGCTGGTGCCCACGATCGGAGGGTTAGCTTTGGCGGTAGCGCTCAACCAACCTCTGAGAGGGCGCAACCTATTTCGGGCGGTGTTCTACGCTCCCGGGGTGCTGCCGTTGGTGGCTGTGGCCTCCATCTGGGGATGGATCTACAATCCCAACTTTGGCTTCATCAACGAGATGCTGAGGCACATAGGTTTGGGCAGTCTGGCGCATGGTTGGCTGGCGGACTACGACACGGCGCTGCCTGCGACGTTGGTGACGGCGATCTGGCAGGGGATTGGGTTGCCGATGATGTTCTACCTGGCAGGGCTGCAGGTGATACCCCAGGAGCAGTACGAGGCGGCGGCGATAGATGGTGCCAATGCCTGGCAGAGGTTTTGGCACATCACGTTGCCTTGGCTTAGTCAGACGCACGTGATAGTGATCACGCTGGCTGTGATCTCGTCCTTCAGGGTGTTTGACTTGATCTATGCCATGACGTATGGGGGACCTGGGCAGACGACGCAGGTGTTGGCGACGTGGATGTATTTCAACACGTTTCAGTATTACCATGCCGGGTATGGTTCGGCGATAGCATGGGTGATAGCGGCCATATCGTTGCTGGTGACCATACCTTACATACGGCTGATGGCCAGATCTCAGCAGGAGTAG
- a CDS encoding carbohydrate ABC transporter permease, with protein MAVEVSLSRRPLGLGRVLLYLVLGLLGVVWLSPFVIVVITAFRSEADFFNYGVFSIPHSFEWRNLLDAWEIGNFQVYYRNSLIVSFLKVPLGILIASLAAYPLAKMRFPLDNSIFLLFLIGLAVPIHVTLLPVFILIRHLGLSNTLWSLFPPYIAFGLPLQIFVMRGFFKMIPTELLEAARLDGATELRNFWLIMMPLAKPALATLFIIDFVSTWNELLIALVLLNSESVRTVPLGLLNFQGQYSSQITDLNAGILLSILPIIVVFLAFQRYLVAGLTGGALKE; from the coding sequence ATGGCGGTGGAAGTGAGCTTGTCGAGGAGACCACTGGGTTTAGGTAGGGTGTTGTTGTACTTGGTGCTTGGGTTGCTTGGGGTGGTATGGTTGTCGCCGTTTGTGATAGTGGTGATAACGGCGTTCAGGTCGGAGGCTGATTTTTTCAACTACGGGGTGTTTTCGATACCGCACTCATTTGAGTGGCGCAACCTTTTGGACGCCTGGGAGATAGGCAACTTTCAGGTATATTACCGCAACAGCTTGATAGTATCCTTTCTGAAGGTGCCGTTGGGGATACTGATAGCGTCGTTGGCGGCGTATCCGCTGGCGAAGATGAGGTTTCCGCTGGACAACAGCATATTTCTATTGTTTCTGATAGGGTTGGCCGTGCCGATACATGTGACGCTGTTGCCCGTGTTCATCTTGATCAGGCATCTGGGGTTGTCCAACACGCTGTGGTCGTTGTTTCCGCCGTACATAGCTTTTGGGTTGCCGTTGCAGATCTTCGTGATGCGGGGTTTCTTCAAGATGATACCTACGGAGCTGCTGGAGGCAGCCCGATTGGATGGGGCGACGGAGCTGAGGAACTTCTGGTTGATCATGATGCCGTTGGCCAAGCCGGCGTTGGCCACGCTGTTCATCATAGATTTTGTGAGCACTTGGAACGAGCTGCTGATAGCGTTGGTGCTGCTCAACTCTGAGAGTGTGAGGACGGTGCCTTTGGGGTTGCTCAACTTCCAGGGGCAGTACTCGTCGCAGATCACCGATCTGAACGCGGGGATATTGCTGTCGATATTGCCGATCATAGTGGTGTTTCTAGCGTTTCAGAGGTATCTGGTGGCTGGTTTGACGGGAGGGGCGCTGAAGGAGTAG
- the mvk gene encoding mevalonate kinase has product MRGLASAPGKIILFGEHAINRQQAGISAAVDRRAYALVTLAGSDVELVFRAEGQRLTWEGLGEFRARVDALRTHHDLYGIRDLVRGDFFAPAKYVLSLLRDRLGYDGGCRVEWRSALPMGSGMGSGAAASAAMIGAFATALGRDLPPVEVAHLAWQGDILAHGGVASALDSSACTLGGCVLVSTSWPPRTLSGVLELPIVVGDTGVRASTGEVNTRVREALQSRPHLGMLFEEIGLLVERAVPALERGDLQVVGRLMHMNHLLLRELGVSCPELERLVEAALSAGAWGAKLSGSGGGGIMVALAPGDRVAEVACALEGAGGRPMALRVGVEGVRSEPVELWDKLGEEMLQHADSER; this is encoded by the coding sequence ATGAGGGGACTGGCTTCTGCACCTGGCAAGATAATCCTGTTTGGGGAGCACGCGATCAACAGGCAGCAGGCGGGGATCTCGGCGGCGGTCGACAGGCGAGCGTATGCGCTGGTCACCCTGGCTGGGAGCGATGTGGAGCTGGTGTTCAGGGCTGAGGGGCAGCGGCTGACCTGGGAGGGGCTTGGGGAGTTCCGGGCTAGGGTGGATGCCCTCCGGACGCACCACGATCTCTATGGCATAAGGGATTTGGTCCGCGGGGATTTCTTTGCGCCCGCCAAGTACGTGCTCTCGCTCCTTAGAGATCGGCTAGGCTACGATGGTGGCTGCAGGGTGGAGTGGAGGTCCGCCCTCCCTATGGGTTCTGGGATGGGGTCGGGGGCAGCGGCCAGCGCGGCCATGATAGGGGCGTTCGCGACCGCCCTTGGGCGAGATCTGCCGCCGGTGGAGGTGGCGCACCTTGCCTGGCAGGGGGACATCCTGGCACACGGAGGGGTGGCCTCGGCTTTGGACAGTAGCGCGTGCACTTTGGGAGGATGCGTGCTGGTCTCGACCTCCTGGCCTCCGAGGACGCTGAGCGGCGTGCTCGAGCTGCCGATAGTGGTCGGTGATACGGGGGTGAGGGCTAGCACCGGCGAGGTGAACACGAGGGTGCGGGAGGCGCTGCAGAGCCGGCCGCACCTGGGGATGCTCTTTGAGGAGATAGGGCTGCTCGTCGAGCGCGCCGTGCCTGCGTTGGAGAGGGGCGACTTGCAAGTGGTGGGGCGCCTGATGCACATGAACCACCTGCTGCTGAGGGAGCTGGGTGTCTCCTGCCCGGAGCTGGAGCGGCTGGTGGAGGCCGCCCTCTCGGCGGGCGCCTGGGGGGCCAAGCTCTCCGGCTCGGGGGGAGGGGGCATAATGGTGGCTTTGGCGCCCGGAGACCGCGTGGCAGAAGTCGCTTGTGCCCTGGAGGGCGCGGGTGGACGCCCGATGGCGCTGAGGGTGGGCGTCGAGGGCGTGCGCTCGGAGCCTGTGGAGCTGTGGGACAAATTAGGAGAGGAGATGTTGCAGCATGCGGATTCCGAAAGGTAG
- a CDS encoding cyclase family protein yields MRIPKGRVVDLTHVLLPGKEQYTLEVARRNERHGREGDIMSVVYMWSHVGTHVEAPLHFLSDGADTASIPIERLMGPAIVLDFRHKQVNEAITLEEVRSAGDVREGDRVLIMTGRHGQYRTPQSHDRPYLSEEAARWLVHDRRINCLGTDSSGYEVRGVDHYPNHRLFNEAGVPVIECLCNLVELRRQRVFLIALPLPVVGLDASPVRAIAIEPEDEDDIWG; encoded by the coding sequence ATGCGGATTCCGAAAGGTAGGGTCGTAGATCTCACGCACGTGCTGCTGCCCGGGAAGGAGCAGTACACGCTGGAGGTGGCGCGCCGCAACGAGCGCCACGGTCGGGAAGGTGACATAATGAGTGTGGTGTATATGTGGTCCCATGTGGGCACCCACGTGGAGGCGCCGTTGCACTTCCTCTCGGACGGTGCGGATACCGCCAGCATCCCCATCGAGAGGCTGATGGGCCCTGCTATCGTCCTCGACTTCAGGCACAAGCAGGTGAACGAGGCCATCACCTTGGAGGAGGTTAGGTCGGCGGGGGACGTGCGGGAGGGCGATAGGGTGCTCATCATGACCGGCCGGCACGGCCAGTACCGCACCCCACAGTCGCACGACAGGCCATACCTGTCGGAAGAGGCCGCCAGGTGGCTGGTCCACGACCGGCGGATCAACTGCCTGGGCACGGACAGCTCAGGCTACGAGGTGCGCGGCGTGGATCATTATCCGAACCACCGCCTGTTCAACGAGGCCGGGGTGCCGGTCATTGAGTGCTTGTGTAACCTGGTGGAGCTGCGGAGGCAGAGGGTGTTCCTGATAGCGCTGCCGCTGCCCGTCGTCGGGCTGGATGCCTCGCCGGTGCGGGCTATAGCCATAGAGCCGGAGGACGAGGATGACATCTGGGGTTAG
- a CDS encoding ribulose-phosphate 3-epimerase, which produces MTSGVRLGAALFNADHSRLGEELARVEAAGLDFVHLDVFDGRLVPDLGFPPRTIEHLRPLTRLPFEVHLAAEEPLRFLPVLRDAGVDLLLLHVESVRLLYEAVFSVRDAGLRVGLVFGLGTPLELLPPVAGMLDAVLLLARVTGEGTRGASFNPMVIPRVRRARELIDQAEAGVDLQVAGGVRREHVRDLVAAGATSLALGGGIYRVPDMGAEVRAIRRTLAGEAVDVG; this is translated from the coding sequence ATGACATCTGGGGTTAGGTTGGGGGCTGCGCTCTTCAACGCCGACCACAGCAGGCTGGGGGAGGAGCTCGCCAGGGTGGAGGCGGCGGGGCTGGATTTCGTGCACCTGGATGTGTTCGACGGGCGGTTAGTGCCCGACCTCGGCTTTCCCCCCAGGACCATAGAGCACTTGAGGCCCCTGACTCGACTGCCCTTCGAGGTGCATCTGGCTGCCGAGGAGCCGCTCAGGTTCCTGCCGGTGCTCAGGGATGCGGGGGTGGACCTCCTGCTCCTGCACGTCGAGAGCGTCCGCCTGCTGTACGAGGCGGTGTTCTCGGTGAGGGATGCCGGGCTGCGCGTGGGGTTGGTGTTCGGCCTGGGCACGCCGCTCGAGCTCCTGCCGCCCGTGGCGGGTATGCTGGATGCGGTGCTGTTGCTCGCCAGGGTGACGGGCGAGGGCACCAGGGGGGCGAGCTTCAACCCCATGGTCATCCCGAGGGTGAGGCGGGCGCGCGAGCTCATAGATCAGGCCGAAGCGGGCGTAGACCTGCAGGTCGCCGGCGGGGTGCGTCGGGAGCACGTGCGCGACCTCGTGGCCGCCGGTGCTACCTCCCTGGCTCTGGGGGGAGGGATCTACAGAGTGCCCGACATGGGCGCCGAGGTGCGGGCGATTCGTCGCACGCTGGCGGGGGAGGCGGTAGATGTCGGCTGA
- a CDS encoding phosphoglycerate dehydrogenase, translated as MSAERRWRVLIGSRSFGQADPSHIRQLEEAGCEVVPNSLGRAYREEELLELLPEMDAIITGTDELTARVIEAAGRLRTIAKHGVGLDNIDLEAARRRGIVVTATPGAIHDSVADLTMGLIIAVARQIVPAHNSTVAGEWRNFVGLELRDKTLGIIGLGRIGKGVCLRALPFGMRVVAYDLYPDEEFARAHGVRFVGLEELLATSDVVTLHASAGNDGRLLGRREIGLMKPGAIFINTSRGKLVDEGALCEALAVGRLAGAGLDVFEEEPPRGPLLELPNVVLTPHIAGQTREGMIRMGEMTVQNCLRALRGEEPLYRVV; from the coding sequence ATGTCGGCTGAGCGCAGGTGGAGGGTGTTGATAGGCTCGAGGTCCTTCGGCCAGGCCGATCCCTCGCACATCCGGCAGCTGGAGGAGGCGGGCTGCGAGGTGGTGCCGAACTCCTTGGGCAGGGCCTACAGGGAAGAGGAGCTGCTCGAGCTGCTCCCGGAGATGGACGCGATCATCACGGGCACGGACGAGCTCACCGCCCGGGTGATAGAGGCGGCGGGTCGCCTGAGGACCATCGCCAAGCACGGCGTGGGACTGGACAATATAGACCTGGAGGCCGCCAGGCGGCGGGGAATAGTGGTGACCGCCACGCCCGGCGCCATCCACGACTCCGTGGCCGACCTGACCATGGGGCTCATCATCGCCGTGGCCAGGCAGATCGTGCCCGCCCACAACTCGACGGTCGCTGGGGAGTGGCGCAACTTCGTGGGCCTGGAGCTGAGGGACAAGACGCTGGGGATAATAGGCCTGGGGCGGATAGGCAAGGGGGTGTGCCTGCGGGCGCTGCCGTTCGGGATGAGGGTGGTGGCCTACGACCTCTATCCAGACGAGGAGTTCGCGCGCGCGCACGGAGTCAGGTTCGTGGGGCTGGAGGAGCTGCTGGCTACCTCGGACGTGGTCACCCTGCACGCCTCCGCCGGCAACGATGGGAGGCTGCTGGGGCGCCGCGAGATCGGCCTGATGAAGCCTGGGGCTATATTTATCAACACGTCTCGTGGTAAGTTAGTGGACGAGGGAGCGCTCTGCGAGGCGCTGGCCGTCGGCAGGCTGGCTGGAGCGGGGCTGGATGTGTTCGAGGAGGAGCCCCCCAGAGGGCCTCTGCTGGAGCTGCCGAACGTCGTCCTGACGCCCCACATAGCGGGCCAGACCAGGGAGGGCATGATCAGGATGGGAGAGATGACCGTGCAGAACTGCCTGCGAGCCCTGCGAGGCGAGGAGCCTCTATACAGGGTGGTATGA